One stretch of Patescibacteria group bacterium DNA includes these proteins:
- a CDS encoding PrgI family protein, whose translation MRFQVPQFIEVEDKIFGPLTFKQFIYLAGAGGISFVFWTLLPKFLAILVSAPIVMLALALAFYKVNNRPFINVLESALSFMTKDKLYVWRQEKKKSEEKKVEEPVAQSNIRVPKLSGSKLKDLAWSLDIKESIYSDENQQK comes from the coding sequence ATGCGCTTCCAAGTTCCACAATTCATTGAGGTAGAAGATAAAATCTTCGGGCCACTGACGTTTAAACAATTTATCTATCTTGCTGGTGCTGGAGGAATATCATTTGTGTTTTGGACTCTGCTGCCCAAATTTCTAGCGATTCTGGTTTCTGCCCCTATAGTGATGTTGGCTCTGGCACTTGCGTTCTATAAGGTAAACAACCGCCCGTTTATAAATGTGCTTGAATCCGCATTATCTTTTATGACAAAAGATAAGCTATACGTGTGGCGACAGGAGAAAAAAAAGAGTGAAGAAAAGAAAGTAGAGGAGCCGGTAGCACAATCTAATATACGTGTCCCTAAACTCTCAGGAAGTAAGTTAAAAGACTTGGCGTGGAGTCTTGATATAAA